A genomic window from Silene latifolia isolate original U9 population chromosome Y, ASM4854445v1, whole genome shotgun sequence includes:
- the LOC141629245 gene encoding uncharacterized protein LOC141629245: MTWCSCLKRLSKVKLSPTSFFDHPVPAEWEISDDLPGEEIFYVDVLPPWQMYFDGAARKDGAGAGVVFVTPQNHLMPYSFTLTQLCSNNMAEYQALILGLQMAIEIGVRDMDIYGDSKLVVNQVLGEYEVKKEDLIPYHQRALQLLNQLEDIHVGHVPRSANKLADALANLAATLALGAEESMQVPVCNRWVVSLLEEEENVDTTNMICVYTVDEDDWRQPIIDFLDHQKLPDDPRHKVEIRRRAPKFIHYKGTLYRRSFSGQWLRCLSKEAL; encoded by the coding sequence ATGACTTGGTGTTCGTGCCTCAAAAGGCTGTCAAAGGTCAAGCTATCGCCGACTTCTTTCTTTGATCATCCAGTGCCAGCAGAGTGGGAAATTTCAGATGACCTCCCAGGAGAAGAAATTTTCTATGTGGACGTCCTACCTCCATGGCAAATGTACTTTGATGGTGCTGCAAGGAAGGACGGAGCTGGAGCCGGAGTTGTAttcgtaactccacaaaatcatctcATGCCATACTCCTTTACGCTCACTCAGTTGTGCTCAAATAATATGGCAGAATACCAAGCTCTCATACTCGGCCTCCAAATGGCGATCGAAATAGGTGTTAGAGATATGGACATATACGGCGACTCGAAGCTGGTGGTCAACCAAGTCCTTGGTGAATATGAAGTAaaaaaggaagacttgattccCTACCATCAACGGGCATTACAACTGTTGAATCAACTTGAGGACATCCATGTTGGTCATGTGCcaaggagtgccaataagttggctGACGCGCTTGCTAATCTTGCAGCCACTTTGGCACTGGGGGCAGAAGAGTCTATGCAAGTCCCAGTCTGCAATCGTTGGGTAGTATCATTGCTTGAAGAAGAGGAAAACGTAGATACAACCAACATGATATGCGTCTACACAGTTGATGAAGATGACTGGCGTCAACCTATCATTGATTTTTTGGACCACCAAAAACTACCCGATGATCCCAGACACAAGGTAGAAATACGTCGACGTGCTCCAAAGTTCATTCACTATAAAGGGACACTCTACAGACGTTCTTTCTCAGGCCAATGGTTGAGGTGTCTAAGCAAGGAAGCTCTTTGA